CTGCTGTGCTAGAAGAGCCTTAAACCGAGAATTAAGTACATAAACATTTAAATAATCGTGCAacagccagtggtgtaaagtacttaaggaaacatactttaaagtactacttaagtcgttttttggggtatctgtactttactacttATATGTTTGActgcttttacttttacttcactacattcataaagaaaagaaaatactttttactccaaacattttccatgacacccaaaagtaatcgttacattttgaatgctagcaggacaggaaaatggcccAATTCACACATTagcaagagaacatccctggtcaccccTACTACCTCCGATCTGGCAAACTccctatgtctgagtgttggagtgtgcccctggctatctgtaaataaaaaaatagtatcttctggtttgcttaatataaggaacgtgaaattatttcatattttacttttgatacttaagtataatttggaaattacatttacttttgatactatatttaaaaccaaatacttttagacttttactcaagtagtgttttactgggcaactttcacttttacttgtcaTTTTCTGTTCatgtatttttacttttactcaagtatgacaattgggtactttttccacaactggCAACAGCTACCTCATATAGGCTAACAATGTCAGTGGTTAGATGGCACTTCAGTCCTTCACACACTTTACCCAGTAGGCTACTGTAGTGATTGGCAACCCAATTATTGGTCAAAAGAGACAATTTGATGCTGCACTGTGCATTGTTACCAATCTTATCAGCACATTTTGTTGTTAGAGCATTATTATAAGCAAGTTCCCATAGAAATTTCAACAAAGGTTAACATTGCTGCTTCGCTTGATAGCGAGAACTATCACTAATGCATACCTATATGTTTTTACTTTCAGGTTTGAAGAGGAAGAGAAACGCCTTGTCATGATGAAACCTTTGACTAACCTTCAGCAGGGTTAACGTGTGTTTCATCCAAACACAAACCCAGGTGTTAGTGCCACTACCAAACGCATGCCCAGGAGTAGATACAGGTGTTAGTGTCAACCCCATGTCAAGTAGACACACCTCCTCTCCAACCATGAGGCctgacaataacaacaacaacagtatgcTGGATGGAGACGGAGTGGAGGACGGGTCTGGACCAATCAGCAGGCCCCGTCAGCCGCAGTGCCGTTCTCTCTCCTCCGGCCGGGCGCGTCAGGGCCACCGCCGCAGCAGCAGCAGAACAGACAAGCAGCCTCACACCTGTCCTCTCTGTTCCAAAACGTTCATCTCTTCCTCTCACCTGGCCTTACACCTGCGCTCCCACAGCGGGGAGAGGAAGTATAAGTGTGGCGTGTGTGGGAAGCTCTTCCTGCAGTCAGCCCACCTGATGCGCCATAAGACCACTCACACAGGGGACAGGCCCTTTAAGTGTCCAGACTGTGGGAAGGGCTTCGGTCGCGCTTCTCACCTGAAGACACACCGACGcctccacacaggggagaagccattCCAGTGCTCTGTCTGTGACAAGGCTTTCACCCAGAAGGCTGGGCTGATCATGCACCACCGCCTGCACACTGGAGAGAGGCCCTACAGGTGTGATCACTGTGGTAAAGCCTTCCGCTCCTCCACACACCTGCTGGCCCATCAGGCCCTGGAGTCAGCCAAGCAGAGCTTCACCTGTGACAGGTGTGATCAGAGTTTCAGGTCAGCCTCGTCCCTCAGACAGCATGTTAAGACACACAGCAGCACCATTGAGGACCTCTGCTGTGGGGTCTGCTGCCGGTCCTTCGTCCGCTCCTCCTACTTGCAGCTGTACATGAGGCTCCACAGAGGACAGAGGCCCTACCACTGCAGGGTCTGCAACAAGACTTTTGCTAAGATGACCACCTTCCAGAGACACTGTGACAAACACCTGAGGAGGAACGGGGACATGGACCAGGGgcagcaggaggaagaggaggaagatgtcAAACCTACATTGcccccaccctccacccctccttctcctGCCCTTCtacctcctcctgttcctccatcTACCCTTCCTCTCTTGTCTGAGGTCAATACACGCTCTAAAACTAGAGCCAAAATTAGGATAGAATGACTGGACTTGGAGTATAACAATGGGGAAAGAACATAAGTGGCAACCTTAAACGTGCAATTACTTGCAAcagtcatattatgtatatttaCTGATAGGGTATTGCAAATTATTTAAAGTTTTTAATTATAcaaactctactgtaatgtagtttATAGTATTGTTACATTTTAAGCATGCTTTTGTATTTACTAATACACACTTAGACTTTCCCTGTGTGACTTCAACACTCTTCAATGTGCTATACAATCCTGATGCTTTTCATACCATGGTCCATATCGTacagtaccatactataccataacgTAAAGTCTGTATGATCATATCACTCCATCCTTGGACCAAGTATTAACTTTTTTATAACAATACATGTTGATTGGACACGTTACAGTATTTTATCTTCTCAATCATGTGAGTCTTTAATGTTGCTCAGTATTCTGTGTATCTGATCTGAGTTCCACAGAAGAAACAGACATTAAACAGATTATCAGTATTAGAGGTCTGCCTGCTACATCCATAACTATGATGTCATGGGGAAACTCTTTGTCAAGACCTACAGGGGAGAAAATAGCTACAGGTTAGGTGGCTCATATCTATAACTTATTGTATATTTAGATCTACAAAAAACGATTGAATTTGAAATATGTTAATGTCAGAAGACAGAGAATGCTAAGTAATTAAGTTACTGTACACACTGGGACAAGTTGTAACTTCCACTTAAGTAGAATTTTCTCAAAATTACCCAgggccggctccaggcataagcggTCACTTAGGGCCCCAGGCTGCTAGGGGGCCccgaaaaacaaaaacaaatttaggaactcagtcagggtctcaacttactgttgagagttagaatagtataatacacaaggtgcaagttAGAAAtatggttgtgcatcagcaatttctcttatgtcagtcactgactaTCACTCAATTAGTCATTCCACCTAACAATTTTTTGATTGTTAAATTAGCCAAGGCAGCCATCTaatgtggcagaccagggggggTTGATCTagacgtttacacagatcagacacggacagaaGGTGATACCTGTTTTAAGGGTTTTTATTTAAACCAATAAAGAAAAGAAACAGGTGTCCTCCAGGTGACCTCTTCCGGGTTAATGCCATCCGGGCTCAGGGGAATGCTGTCTCCTCTGGAGTAGAACACAGAGCTCCTAGGTTCTAGCAGACCGTGAGGACGTCTATCTGGTAGCAACCTCTcactacctccatccctcccatgTGCTGCCCTCCTGGCAGTTTTATTGGCCCAATACGGttggtgagcaatcagccccttgattactcaccagcctaaatcagccccaattagtcctggccaGTGGACCCGTTGAGACGTAGCAcgtccagcagagggagccaccGCCGCGTGATGCAGactccgtctgtcaccaggccttgacgagtctccccctggtggcttgTCCGCGGTATGCCAGGGGCCATCTAGACCAGGGTGAAGTGCGTGCCCAACAGGTAATACTTAAGCGTGTTAGCGCCCACTTCACCACTAGACACTCTTTCTCAACAATCAAGTACTTATTTTCTTAGGGGTATCAACTTCCGGCTTATGTACATGATGGGGTACTCCTCCCCATCGTGTACTTGGGACAGGACGGCCCCTAGCCCCGTGTCGCAGGCATCCGTCTGCACCAGCATCGGTACCTGGAAATCGGGCGTCACGAGAAtcggtaaaaatactttaaagtactacttaagtaatttttggggggtatctgtactttactatttatatttttgacaacttttacttcaataCATTCCTAAAGTAAactatgtactttttactccatacatattccctgacacccaaaagtacaattttaatgtttagcaggacaggaaaactgtccaattcacacactaagagaacattcctggttatccttactgcctcttatctggcgGACTCCGGAAACCCAAATGCTTcgcttgtaaatgatgtctgagtgttaatAAAAACattgcttaatataagacattttacttttgacacttaagtatattttagcaattgcatttacttttgaagcaaaagtacactgctcaaaaaaataaagggaacacttaaataacacaatgtaactccaagtcaatcacacttctgtgaaatcaaactgtccacttaggaagcaacactgattgacaataaatttcacatgctgttgtgcaaatggaatagacaaaaggtggaaattataggcaa
This Salvelinus fontinalis isolate EN_2023a chromosome 16, ASM2944872v1, whole genome shotgun sequence DNA region includes the following protein-coding sequences:
- the LOC129812971 gene encoding zinc finger protein 239; its protein translation is MSSRHTSSPTMRPDNNNNNSMLDGDGVEDGSGPISRPRQPQCRSLSSGRARQGHRRSSSRTDKQPHTCPLCSKTFISSSHLALHLRSHSGERKYKCGVCGKLFLQSAHLMRHKTTHTGDRPFKCPDCGKGFGRASHLKTHRRLHTGEKPFQCSVCDKAFTQKAGLIMHHRLHTGERPYRCDHCGKAFRSSTHLLAHQALESAKQSFTCDRCDQSFRSASSLRQHVKTHSSTIEDLCCGVCCRSFVRSSYLQLYMRLHRGQRPYHCRVCNKTFAKMTTFQRHCDKHLRRNGDMDQGQQEEEEEDVKPTLPPPSTPPSPALLPPPVPPSTLPLLSEVNTRSKTRAKIRIE